Within Thunnus thynnus chromosome 15, fThuThy2.1, whole genome shotgun sequence, the genomic segment AACACCTGTATAATAGattgcttttacattttgtaaagacattcatAATCACCATAGGATTTATTCTAATGACTTTGTTTATCCCTTGACTTTTAATTTAGGGCCACCAACAGTGGTCAATGTCAACATCTGCTACATGTATAGGCACATAACTTTGCACGGACATTCATGGTTCATAAATGAATCCCTCTGATGTTGGTGATCCCCCAACTTGTCCTCTAGTGCCACAGCTTTAAGTGTGAAACTGGTGAAACCCTTAATAAGAATTAATCATCAGGTAAAAATGaatccaatactttggtttatgaccataTCTGAAAATGATGTCATAACCGCTAGACACGTCACTCAATGATCATTAGTTAGTACAATTACAATTTATGCTCCTTCCACAAAAAACTGAGTGGTAATAAAGTGTCAATTCAGTCAAGATGTGATATCAACTACTACAGCTGACTGTGCTGGTATCTCATTCTGCTTCACTGcggtctctgtctctttctctcaggtGTCCAAATTGACCAGCTGATGTTTGGCTGTGAATGGGATGATGAGACAGAAAAGGTTGATGGTCATAAAAAGTATGGTTATAATGGAGAAGACGTCCTTACATTTGACCCAAAGACAGAGACTTGGATCACTGCAACACCACAGGCTGCAATAGCTAAACAGAAGTGGGATGGAAATAAAGCTAGTAATGGCTTTTGGAAGAACTTCCTCATCACCATTTGTCCTACATGGTTGAAGAACTATTTGAAAGTTGGGAAGAGATTTCTGCAGCGCAAAGGTAGAGTCACATGACCTgatctttttaattaaaacatgaaagtgttcatactcctcttctgtttttaatgtacagtaacaTTACATACCAACATAGAGACCCACTGTACATATGACTAGCGTACTCTCTTGCTCCCTCTTTCCGTCGTTCTCTTCCCTTTAACCGGTCATTTCgtcacattttcttcttcacatatattattaacatttaactcaCGGTACATCATCAAGTTAGAATTATATTATTAAGATAAATGATAAGTAGAATTGTATGCCTTTATGAGAGAGCTGACAGTAGAGAAATGATAGGAAATGAAAAGAGATTGAGATGAGGAATGACATTCAACAAAGGCCCCCCGTCGGATGCAAAACTGGGCACATTGCAGTTAACCCCTAAACCACCAGGACATCCCATGACTATTATCAATAAGAAATGTGGTTGAGTAATCCTACCCCTAATAAGGAACAGTATCTCACTAATAATAAGTAGGCTACTGTACTGTGCATCATCATGCATAAGACTTTGGCACCCCCTGGTGGTACAGGTAAACTGCATGATGTGAATTTTAATTGATCTACACAGAATGTACTGTTTCCATATCAAAAGTGAGGAGTACCAATAGTTATAATAGTTATATAGTTGTAATAGATAATATTGAcctgatttaaaaatgtttttgtaaatcatGCCAACCTAATCATTACATATAAATTTctctatattttttctctctccagagcttccctcagtgtctctcctccagaagactccctcctctccagtcagctgccacGCTACAGGTTTCTACCCTCACAGAGCCGATATGTTCTGGAGTAAGGATGAAGAGGAGCTTCATGAGGACATGGAACGCGGAGAGATCCTTCCCAACCACGACGGATCCTTCCAGATGAGTGTTGACCTGAACCTTTCATCAGTTACACCTGAAGAATGGAGTAGgtacaaatgtgtgtttcagctctctGGTGTGAACGACAACATCATCACCAAACTGGACAAAGCAGTGATCAGAACCAACTGGGGGCAAAATGTGATTAGAAATGACAAAGgtgagaaacacacatttaatttcacctttttccttttctttttttcatgttgatccaagCTGTAGAAGTTCTGAAATTGTGAGTCATGTAAATTGAGTGGGATTTTTAGTTCTTGAACCAGGGGTGCTCAAACTAGCTCTACCAACATCGCAACTATCCCTGCCTAGTAAATGCTCAAGTCTTTCAAACATGCCACTAGTctgtaacacaggctttctgataaaaaaaagttgaagtgTAAGATGTCTGGACTGctcctttaaatgttttttgaacCACAATATGAGAGGTTTCTTTAATGCTGCCCATCCACTCTTAATTACCTCTGATTGAAATGGAGTAAAGTCAATCCcccaacataaaaaaaacatatatatattattgtatcTTCGCTAAACTGAAGCACATTGAAGTTCTGGATTGGAGTATGTGGGGccatttaaatactgtatatttctgcAAACACAAAACTTATATTTAAGCTAaaattcagaaaacaaatatctaataaaaatagtaaataacTGAATAATAGCCTGctccatctgtacatgttgagataattttatgtgtttgcaGAGAAGCCCAGTAATGTGACCATCCCCATCATTGCTACACTGGTTGTTCTTGCTGCTGTCATCATTGCTGTTACTGGATTCATagtttacaaaaagaaaaaaggtgagAAACTCAAATGGAAGGTTGATCCAGATTGtagaagtgaaacaaaattcAATAGTGCACCGAAATGTGAAGCAACAAATGTAAGCATTGCAAAGTCACAGTGATAATGATAGAGATTTGaaacagatataaatatataagtaCATAATATGAAGTAGCATCTGAAAGTAC encodes:
- the LOC137198494 gene encoding major histocompatibility complex class I-related gene protein-like produces the protein MERARAEASFSPSEFPAGPVIGGVVGLLLLLAVCITGVFIWRRKNNESNTTLKCVSCEVTTEKQLPEHFHTSNITKVKYSLTFSVTVSSGVPNIPHYIGILNIDEVQMTYLDSNIKRSQPRQDWVKKLMEDDPQHWEINTQNFFQYQQLFKVESDTFKQSLNQTAGVQIDQLMFGCEWDDETEKVDGHKKYGYNGEDVLTFDPKTETWITATPQAAIAKQKWDGNKASNGFWKNFLITICPTWLKNYLKVGKRFLQRKELPSVSLLQKTPSSPVSCHATGFYPHRADMFWSKDEEELHEDMERGEILPNHDGSFQMSVDLNLSSVTPEEWSRYKCVFQLSGVNDNIITKLDKAVIRTNWGQNKPSNVTIPIIATLVVLAAVIIAVTGFIVYKKKKAKSPPPSPDNSTELSEKLNPET